The sequence below is a genomic window from Synechococcus sp. PCC 7335.
CCTTTGTTGATCAAACTGTGAAATTGTTCGACGTCCGGTAAATCACCTAGCGCGTGGGTACAAGTAGGAGAGTGCTTTAAAGGTTTTGGATAGATAGGCAAGCATGTGTTGTTTCTAGCCCCGACTAGGAACAATCTCTCTCTATTTTGAGGGATGCCATAGTTGCGAGCGTTCAGCACTTGCCATGGGTCAACCAAGCGGTAGTTGATCGCGGCGATTTGATCGATAATCGCTTCTAGAACGGGTCGATTGCGATCACACGTCAATCCTTTCACGTTTTCAAACACAAAGTAGCTAGGTTGAAGCTCATCAACTAGTCGCAAAAAGTCTTTGACTAGTTCATTGCGTGGATCACATAGCGAACGCGGCCCCATTACAGAAAATCCTTGGCAGGGCGCACCGCCAATCACAGCTGTGATCGGCTGTTGAGAGGATAGCTTTGCAACAGAAAGAATCTCCTTGCCGGTAACTTCTTTGACCGATCGGGGAATCACTTTGCACAACGGGAAGTTAAACCGATGAACTGCAGCATGGATGGGATCAATTTCTATGGCTACAGGCACATCGAAACCCGCTTGCTCGAAGCCTAGGCACAGTCCTCCAGCTCCGGCAAATAGGTCAATCGCGATTGGTCTGTTGTTTTCAGCACTGTCCATGCGACATACTCTACTGCATTATTCCTCCTATTCAAGAATTAGAACAGGGAGAACAGAGCAACGTTATTTCACGTAGATTGAGACAATCGGCGTCAACAGTATATTCAGCTCTGCCTATGCTGCGCAGATGTTACAAGTTTCGTGCCTCTACTTCTTTGTCTATATCTATTGAGCGAACGAGTTCCTGGGTGGTCATAGCTAGGCAACTACGCTTTAGATCGAATAGTCTTTTGTACAACTCTGCAGTGTGAGGCCAACCGACGAAGCCAGCAAAGAGACAGTCTCCTGCATAATTAGCTAAAAAGACGTGGTGAATACCCATACGGTTCTGCCAGGTGCGTAGGATAAGGCCACGGGGCAATAAAGACCAAAGTTGAGATCTCTCGAAGCCTTTGTAGCAAGCGTCAGTGATACCGGGGATAGCTTGTAGCTGATGAATAACGTAACTAGAAAAGCTTTCTATTGGCTGCGGTAAACAGAGGTGATCGTTGCTGCGCCAAAACTGCTGAATGATCTTTGCAACGGCTGGATCCCTTTTCATCCGGATATGATTGATATCGGGAACTACTATGTAGCTTGCCCGGTTAAATTTAGTACACTCTACTGACACTACACCGTCACTCCCTTCTAAATAATCGCCAGCAATGATTAAAGTAGGCACTGCGGTGGCAATGCGTTCGGCTAGCGCCCGTCGATTGCGGCCAAGATCTCTGGCGATGCCAATGCCTAGTTCAAACGGATCAATCAGCCTACCTAGATCGGCGCCGCCTACCGGAGAGGCCACGAGCACAAGTGATTCGACTAACGGCCACCATTCAGGATGACGGGCTAAGACTTCTAGCCATATTAAGCCACCCATGGAATGGCCAACGATTCTAATTGGAATACCGGGATGTTCGGCCTGGGTTTGCTCTGCGATCGCCTCTACGCGATCAATCAGTGGCTCGATACGAATCCAGGTATTAACAAAGCCTAGGTTCGGCACGACTACCTTGGCGGTGGGACTAGCAACTGTCTTAGCTAACTGGCCGATGCCTTGGTTGATATCAGCCCAGCCGTGCTGAGCGTAGAGAATATAGTCAGGTGAAAAAGGCATGAACTCAGGAAAGGATAGCGGGTGGAGGGGCAGTGATAGCGATGGATTGACCCGTGCGGGGATGAGCGAATTGAAGGCGATGGGCATGTAAGTGATAGCCACAATCGCCAGGAAGAGCGTAGCCATGCGGATCGGGAACGCCGCCAGCAGAATATAGCGGGTCGCCTAGAAGCGGATAGCCTGCAGCAGCGAGGTGGATACGGATTTGGTGAGGTCTGCCAGTTTGGATAGTGATCTCAACTAGGGTAGAGTGAGCCCGACGCCGAAGAACGCTGCCTTCGCTACGAGAAACCATACTATTGATTGGGCCAATTGTCTTTTCATGCGAGTGCGCATCCCTCAGGTGGCCATAGATATAGCCGAGCCGAGTATGCGGTAGTTTACCGATAGGGTAAGTGCAGATGAAGCGATCGCGTAGCTGATCAGGCGTGGTCGGAGCGATCAACGCACGATAGGTTTTGCCTAAAGTACAAGTGCTGGCGGTGTTGGGGGTAGTGTTAGAGCTGAGGTTGGCGCTACGCTTCCTAAATTGCTCAGAGAGCTGGACTTTAGCAATGTGTGATTTGGCTATTAGCATAGCCCCAGATGTGCCGCGCCCCAGGCGATGAACAGGGGCAGACTGACAGTCGCGATAGCGGACTCGAAGCTGGTAGAGCAAGGTATGTTCTAGGAAGCCACCGCTAGGTAAGACAGGAAGGCCAGCAGGTTTGTTAATGACCCATAGGTCTTCGTCTTCGTAGAGAACATCAAAATCAAGCGGGACAGCGGGTTCTTCCCAGGGTGATCGCGCATAGCTTAAGATCTGCCCTAGCTTTAGCAGCGTATTTTCTTGGGTGCGATCGCCATCAAGTAGAATCTGTTCCGTTTCAATTCGCGCTTTCCAAACGGCTCGCTTTGAGTGTCGATAGCGCTGAGTATAGAAATCTAGCACGGTCTGACCAACCGCCGCTGCCGGTACCTTGTCTAAATAGGTCCATCCTTGATTTAGCAAGCTTTGTTCTCTTTAAACATTCTCTCTTCAAACACTCTTTTTTCTTCGCTAGAAACCACTTGTATGCCAACTACGATGGTACGACCTCACGATTTTTCATCTGCGCTTAGTGGTTCTTCAGATAATCTATCGCGGGGTAGCGATGAACCTTCATCTTTTTACATTACATTTGACACTACACTTGCTGGCTAGACATTTGATGGCATTCAACTTTTTTCCTGGCTTTCATCATCATCTGCTCAAACGCAGTTTAGTTTGTAGCTTGCTAATACTCTGCCTTCTGAGTGGCCTACTTAGCGGCTGTGCCATCCCAAGAGTCAGCGCCGAGGATCGGTTATTTCTAGATGTTTCCGTGGAGCTTGTAGGCAGTGCAACGCTAGAAAAACAGACATTTGAGGGTGAATCGGTAGGTGGAATCTCTGCGATCGCCTACGACGTGCCTAATGACTGCCTCTATGCACTGTCTGATAGCCGCGATCGCCCTCGCTTCTACACCCTGAAAATCAGCAATCTCTCCCCTTCAACTTCCCCATCTCCTACAGCCTCTGAGCGCAGTCCAATTATATCTATCGAATCGGTTACCTATCTCACCGATGGCGCTGGCAATCCTTTCCCTGCTGGCACCCTGGATCCCGAAGGGATGGCCCTTACTCCCACCGGCACTTTGCTCATCTCTACCGAAGGCTCTCCTCGTCGTCAGATTATGCCTACTGTGGGTGAATACGATATCGCTACTGGCCAGCTCAAAACGGCCATTCAGGTTCCTGCTCGTTATCTGCCTGATGTCCCGCCTGACGATAGTGAAGGACAAACCCTCGGTGTTCAAGAAAACCTAAGCTTTGAAGCACTTGCCATTAATGTTTCTTCCGGTACAGGCGGCGTTTACGAGCCGTATCGCTTGTTCGTTGCTACTGAAGGCCCACTGCTACAAGATCTAGATTTTGAACCCGAAGTCCCTTACAAAAATAGATTGATCCACTACACCATCAGTCCTTACCAAACCACGCTAATCTCAGAGCATCTGTACGAAATGGATATTGCTCCTACAGGCGCAATCCTTCATGGTTTATCGGAAATTGCAGTCCTTGACCAAAGTGGACACTTTTTGAGTTTAGAGCGCTCTTTTGGACTGAGTGGCTTTACGCTAAAGCTATTTCAGTTAGCTTCGGGTGGTGCTACCGACATTAGCGCTGTCGAGTCATTGAAAGGAAACACCAGCGGCATTAGCCCCATTCGCAAACAGCTAGTGCTAGATTTTGCCGATCTACAGCTACCATTACAAAACTATGAGGCTATGACGTTTGGACCAACTTGGCGCGATCGCTCAGAGTCTCAGAAAACCCTTAGCCGCAGCCTTTTGATTATGAGTGATGACAATTTCTCAAACGATCAAGAAACTAGCCTGTTAGTCTTTCAACTCAAGCAGAGGTGATTTGAGGCTAGACGTAGGTGAGTATGTCCAGCAACTACAAAGGAGGCAGAATCAGCGGAAAGCTCTTCGTAGGTATCAAGGTTGTGCATTAGAACAGAAATGCGACTATCCCCGTTTCTTGTTCTATTCCCTTCTATTTTGCTACGCTTAGCTTTTGTACTCAGCTGCTTTTGTACCCAGCTGCGGTACGGGGGGACAAGATGCCCACTATAGTTGAAGCGATCGCCAGTTGAAGCGATCGCCAGTTGAAGCGCTCACCCCTGATTAAAATCACCCAGGCAGAGACACAACAACCTAATGCTCAACGCTGTCGATAGGTTTTGACTACGCTACAGCAGTAAAAATACCCTCTCTGTACTGCTTCAGGTTGTTTCAGGTAGGATCTTATGGGAATGACTAGACTGATGTTGAAAGCACAGATCTTTTCCCAAGATTTCTACCGTTGTTCAATCGACAGTGTTAAATAGATAGTCACCCAAAGTTCTATCTTTAGACGGACGTTTACAAATGGCGAATGGTTCAATCTCGCGTTCGCTTTAAACTTGTCTTAAACAGCGAACGGTCGCGCCTTTTCGACTTTTACGCCAAGATAGAAAAACTTCGTTGGCCACGTCCTGATTATCTGCAAGATGGCTAAAAATCCGCCAGTGTTTGAACTTTAGCTAACCTACTACATTTGACCACCTAGGTTTTCCATGTCCGTTAGGTCTCTTTTACAGATAGCTGTTTGTAAGAAATACCCATCAAGCGCCCTAAACCTGATAAATTGAGCATCAGCAAAGAACACTAATTAAAGGTTTCATAAAGAAGCAACATGCGAGTCTTAGTAATCGGTGGTGATGGATACTGCGGCTGGGCAACAGCGCTCTATCTCTCCAATAAAGGTCATGATGTAGCGATTCTAGATAACCTTGTGCGCAGGCTCTGGGATATGGAGCTCCAGTCTGAAACTCTGACTCCGATTGCGCCTATCCAAACTCGGCTGCAGCGTTGGAAGGATCTAACTGGTAAAGACATCGAACTCTTTATTGGTGATGTCAACAACTATCCGTTCTTAGAACGCTCCATGCTTCAGTTTCAGCCAGATGCGGTCGTGCACTTTGGCGAACAGCGATCTGCCCCTTTCTCGATGATTGACCGCGAACATGCCGTCATGACCCAGTCCAATAATGTTTTGGGCAATCTAAACCTGCTCTACGCGCTACGCGACCATTTCCCAGAGTGTCACCTGATTAAGCTTGGCACCATGGGTGAATATGGCACGCCCAATATCGACATTGAAGAAGGCTACATTACCATCAAGCACAACGGACGAGAAGATACCCTTCCTTTCCCGAAGAGTCCTGGTTCCTTCTACCACCTCAGTAAAGTCCACGACACTCACAACATTCATTTTGCCTGTAAGATTTGGGGCCTGCGAGCAACTGATCTAAACCAGGGTATTGTCTACGGCGTACTGACAGAAGAAACCGGAATGGATGAGCTGTTGATCAATCGCCTTGACTATGATGGTGTTTTTGGCACGGCGCTCAACCGCTTCTGCATTCAGGCTGCTGTGGGTCATCCCCTAACTGTTTATGGTAAGGGTAGTCAGACAAGGGCTTTGCTAGATATCCGCGATACCGTTCGCTGCATTGAGATCGCCTGTGAAAACCCAGCCAACGAGGGTGAGTTTAGAGTCTTTAACCAGTTTACAGAAATGTTTAGCATCAACGATCTGGCGATGATGGTGAAGAAAGCCGGGAATACGCTAGGCCTAGATGTAGAAGTCACTAACTTAGACAACCCCCGCGTCGAAGCAGAAGAGCACTATTTCAACGCGAAGAACACTAAGCTAATTGACCTTGGTTTAGAGCCGCATATGCTTTCTGATTCCCTGTTAGATTCTGTACTGAATACCGCTATAAAATATAGACACAGAGTCGATAAGAAACAGATTCTACCTACTGTTAGCTGGCGTCGATAGCACTCCAGTTTTATGAGCTTCTAAACTCTCGAGAAAAAGGTCGGTTTGTCATTGTTACAAGCTGACCTTTCGCATAGTCACCTGCCTTTATCATTTGATGCTTACTTGTCCTGAGTATTATTTCGCCAATCGAATGTAGTCACAGTCCACTTCCCATATTCATGATCGTCTATGCGTATTGCTATTTTTACTGAAACCTTTCTTCCCAAAGTAGACGGTATTGTTACTCGACTTAAGCATACCGTTGAATATCTTCAGAGCTTTGGCAATGAGGTATGTGTGTTTTGCCCTGAAGGGGGTTTGACAGAATACAAAGGTGCAAAGGTTAAAGGCGTTTCTGGCTTTCCACTACCGCTCTACCCTGAGCTGAAGCTAGCGTTTCCTCGACCTTCAATGCGTGAGGCAATAGAAGATTTTGATCCTGATTTGATTCATGTCGTCAATCCGGCGGTGCTGGGCTTAGGTGGAATTTACTACAGTAAGGCTTTGAATATTCCGCTGGTGGCCTCTTATCATACGCATCTTCCGAAGTATTTAGAACACTACAACTTAGGGCTATTAGAAGGGGTGCTGTGGGAGCTGCTAAAGGCGATGCACAACCAGGCAGCGATCAATCTATGTACGTCTACAGCGATGCAGCAAGAATTGACTGAGCATGAGATTGAACGGGTCAGAGTGTGGCAAAGAGGGGTAGACACTGAGCTATTTCGGCCTGACTTAAGGAGTGAGGAGATGCGATCGCGTCTCACCCAAGGTCATCCAGAGGCGCCTATCTTGATCTATATTGGTCGTCTTTCTGCCGAGAAAGAGATCGACCGGATTAAACCTGTGCTCGAATCCATTCCAGATGCGAGGTTGGCGCTAGTGGGCGATGGTCCTTATCGTGAGGAGCTAGAAGAACACTTTGAGGGAACGCCGACTCACTTTGTGGGATATTTAGCTGGTGAGGAGCTAGGCGCGGCCTATGCCTCAGCAGACGCGTTTATCTTCCCCTCTAGGACAGAAACATTGGGTCTAGTGTTATTAGAGGCGATGGCGGCGGGCTGTCCGGTGATTGCCGCAGACGCAGGCGGTATTCCAGACATTGTGACCAATGGAGTGAATGGCTTTATGTTTGACCCAGCAGATGAGCAGGGTGCAATTACTGCTACACAAAAGCTGTTAGGAATGAAGGCAGAAAAAGAATTGCTGCGGCAGAATGCCAGAGTAGAAGCGGAGCGCTGGGGCTGGGAAGGCGCAACTCGCCAGCTGGAGAGATTCTACATTGAGGTGCTAAATGCAGGGATAGGTGCGATCGCAGCATAAACAACCCACTTCTTATTAGCCTCTATCCCTTGCTCTTTGCAAGATAGTACGAACATCTCCTTCTACCGGTTCAGTAGGAATAGGCTGCGCATCTTCTTCTACCGGTTCAGTAGGAATAGGTTGCGTATCTTCTACTTCTTCTCTAGCCGCTGCAGGCGCTAGAGAGTCTTCAAGCAGGGGGTCTTCAGTGGGTTCCTCAATAGGTGCATTGCTAATCTCACAACACTCTAGGATCGGAACACCGACTAACTCTGAGACATCTAGAGCTGTCAGAAAGTACTGCCATTCCTGCTCGATAATTGGATCGTTTGGCCGTAGGTTTCGCAAACTAGCTAGCTCAGTCAACGCGTCTTGCAAGAATCCAGCGTTAGCATAAAGTGCGGCGCGATTTTGGCTGTTAGCTGCATTTAGATTGTTAGTAAGACTAGGGTCTGGTGAGCGTCTTTCTATCCATCCATTCACTGTAGTACGTTCGGTTTCGTCACAATCAACAGTGACAGACCACTGATAGGGTGTGTTGAACGATAGCGAAATTGGTAGAGGAGCTGCAACGATACCGTCACTATCAGCACTACCTGACAGGCGACCCTGATATAGCAGGCGATCGCTACTGTCTCTTATCACGAACTCTGTTGAAGTATGGGTCAAAGCCTGAGGCAAATAGAACCATAAACTAGGCCGAGCTAGTGTCGTTAGTGTGCCTACAGTTTCACTGGTACGAGTATTGCCTAGTTCAGTGACTACTTGTGTATCAGCATAGGTAATCGCGCTCAAAGGCAACCCTGACGATTGACAGCTTTTTTTAGCACTATTGTCTCTACGTCTGCTACCGGGTCTGCCCGGGTTGATAAGTTCGCTAGGGTCAAGCTCAATTGGTAAGGGCGGCAGCTGCTGTGCTGCGGCTGATTCGGATAGAAAGAATGATAGAGCGCTAAGGACGATCACACCTAGGACATTTCGACTTAACCTTAATAGGCTCTGGCTCAATAGGCTCTGACTCAATAGGCTCTGGCGCGACTGTACTTGGCCTCTAAAAATGAGCATCGGAGATGAGCATTGGGGTAGAACGAGCTTGTAATTTGTCTCCATCAAGCGTTTGGTTGAGTAGCTATAGCGGATTGTATTTGCGATCGCCACCTATCTGCTCGCGGTGAGGCTAGCACAATTCGCTTATAGTAACCGTCTGTTATATCCAAGCAGAGGCAGCTCTGCTCTCCTTGGACGTACCAAAACTCTCGACCTCGTTCAGTATAGTAGGTACCTGCTTTGATCAGTCCAGGCACATAGGTACCCGGGGCTCTAAGTTCTTGCCAACTCGTGCGAGGCCGCTCCAAGCGAATGCTTTGAACATGAGAAAGCGGCACTTCAATCCATTGACTGATATGAAAGCTCCATAGCCGCTCTATAGGCTCGAGCTGAATTTTGATCACGTCGTCGTTGAGATTGATATCCATGATGATCACTAACCCTATGAAAGTCGGCGTAATTGCCTAATCGCTGACGAAACGCTATGGTAATAGCCTTATTTCTATTCGATTAAGCCTTGAGCGAAGAGTCAATTATCAAAGACCTGATTTCTCTCTGTAGATACAGCTGATCTCACCACTATTCCGCTACGCTAGCTTGAGCTACTCACCTGTCAATTTTTCCACGGAGTACTTTTTAATGTCCGCTAATACACCGCTAACAGGCTTGACTTTAATTGACTGTGCTAAGGCGAATGCTCCACAGGGTGCCGAGGTTGCTGCGCGTCTTTGCGGCTATGGCGAAGATGTCAGCACCTTTCGTCAGGCACTGATCAAGGCGGGCGAGGACGCGGGCATTACTTTAACTGGCGTCGATGATCTAATTATTGAGCCAACGGTTGCCAGCATTAATCAGCCAGTATCTGACATGGGCGCAAACTAGTCGCGGTAGCAAGCAGAGGGAGAGATCGGCAATATATAGCGATTAATTGTTTCTTCCGGGAATAAAGCTCGTACTAATCCGCTTGATCACTCGGTTGGCGATATCTGCATAGCTAACTTCACCGGCTAGGATCTGTCCTAACCGCTTAGTTGCAGTTGGGCGTTTGATTCCTACCCGATAGCCAATTTTGGGTACTCGAAAAAAGACGGTAGCAATCCGCTGAGCCCACTGCATATCGGCTCCCCAGCTTTCGTGGATGAGCTGAGTGTAATTAGCGATCGCCCCTTTATCTCCTTCTATGGCCGCCTTCACAGCCTGTGCTGCCAACATTGCGCTATACATTGCCGGACGAATCCCTTCTGCTGTCAGCGGATCGACAATTGCGGCTGCCTCACCGACTATCAGCGCTTGAGTTGTATGCAGCGGATAGTTGCCATCCCATAGCTTTAGCGGATGTGTATAGAAGCTTCCTTGGTCGGCATTTACCTCAAAAGCAGACGCATACTGACTTAGTAGCTTCTGGGGATTGTTAATTGAATTGCCTACAAAACTACTCACTCCCATCGAGTATCCCTGCGGCTTAGGAAAGCTCCACAAGCAGCCATTTTTTGCTAGTCCAAACTCAAAGCTGAATGCTCCATGCTCAACCAATGCCGCGGTGTCAACTTCTAAGACACCTGCTTCCCTGAGCTTGTGCTCTCTAAAGCCTAGCCAGCCAGCTAGTGGTCCCTTCGCACCATCTGCTGCAATCACATATCGCCCGGTTAGCCTTTCTGCCAATCGCCTTTCTACACCACTGACAGTCGAAACCTCCCAGTGATCTCCTTCAAAGGCCACCCCGGTTACCGTCGTTTGGTCTTGGACTTTAGCACCAGCGAGCTGAGCCTGTTCGACTAGAAACTGATCGAATACTTTTCTATCCACGCTCCAGATCGGATCTGTCTCTAGCTCGGCATCTATAGCATCACCTAGTTTCCAGGTATAGCGCACCTGTCTAACTTCGCTAGCGATCGCAGGTGAAAAATCAAAGTCGAACCAGTCTGCGACACTAGGCGATACAGCTCCAGTACAGGGTTTATATCTTGGCAGCTCCGCTTTTTCTAGCAGCAGCACAGAACAGCCTGCTTTAGCAAGGTGATAAGCAGCAGTGCTACCCGCTGGGCCAGCACCAACGATAATGCAATCGAACATAAATGCCAAAATGTGGAAGTATAGTCAAGCGAGGTTGGGATCGGTGTACGACGTAACTAAAAAATTGCTTTTCTATACTGTCTGAATTGCCTTTTCCTTATCCGCTAGGGCCTCGTCAATCTGCTTAGTATACTTGTCTGTCAGCTTTTGCACTTCGTCTTGCATATCGCGCGACTCATCTTCGGAAATCTCACCGTCTTTTTCTTGCTTTTTGGCGAGATCGATGCCATCTCGCCGCACGTTGCGAACAGACACGCGGCCTTCTTCAGCATACTTACCCGCTAGCTTGGCGAATTCTTGACGGCGCTCAGTAGTCAAAGGTGGAATATTTAATCTAATCAGCGCCCCGTCAGTATTAGGAACTAGGCCAACATCTGACATAGAAATGGCTTTGGCGATTAGCTGCACAGAGCTTGGATCAAATGCCTGAATCATGAGGGTACTGGCATCAGGCGTAGTGATATTAGCGAGTGACTTTAAGCTAGTTGGACTGCCATAGTAATCCACCATGATTCGATCAAGTAGCGAGGCGCTAGCTCGCCCCGTGCGGATCGTATTGAAAGCGCGTTTGGTAGATTCTACGGCCTTCTGCATCGCCGATTCAACTTCGCCAAGATCAGCTAATTTCACAGGACTCTCCCACAATAGTTCCAATAGGTTCGCCCATCATGGCGCGGTTGATATTCCCTCTAATGGAGAGATTGAACACCCTGATGGGAATGTTGTTATCTTTACACAGCGCGATCGCCGTGCCATCCATCACCTTAAGATCTTTTGCCAATACATGACTATAGGTCAGTGACTTGTACTGCTTGGCGTCGGCATTGGTCGTCGGATCGCTATCGTAGACACCATCTACCTTGGTTGCCTTGAAGAGCACTTCAGCGCTGATTTCAGCCGCTCTTAAGGCAGCTGTGGTATCGGTAGTAAAAAAGGGGTTGCCTGAGCCCCCCCCAAAGATGACCACTCGATTCTTTTCTAGATGACGAATAGCGCGGCGGCGGATATAAGGTTCGGCCAGTTCTTGCATTGAGATAGCAGTTTGTACGCGAGTCGGTACGTCTATCCGTTCTAGGGCGTCTTGCAAAGTCATGGCGTTCATGATCGTGGCGATCATGCCAATATAGTCGGCGGTGGCCCTATCCATACCGGCTGATGATCCTTTGACACCTCTGAAGATATTGCCGCCACCGACGACAATCGCTAGTTGAATACCTTCTGCAACAACGCCTGAGATTTCTTTGGCGATCGCATCGACGATAGCTGGATCGATGCCATAGGCTAATTCTCCCATAAGGGCTTCGCCACTGAGCTTTAATAGGACTCGCTGATAGGGTTTGCCCATGCGTACTCTATAGTTAGGTGAGACAGTAATTTCTACATCAAGATAGCAGCGAAAGCGTTTGGGCGATACCCTATGCTGCTGTCAATGAGTGTTTCTTTAGCTGATAAGCTGTGCTCCCTCTATTTCTTGATTGTATTTTGGTCTTGACCTGGCTAGCAATCGTTGGCGGTCTATCGGAGGCTGCACGGCGATGGGGATATAGTCCAGAGATCCCACGTAAAATAGTTCATATTGGCGCTGGCCAGGTTATTCTGCTCGCCTGGTGGCTAGGGGTGCCTGCCTGGCTAGGAATAGTGGCTTCTATCGTATTTGGCGCGATAGCACTATTGTCCTATCGACTACCTCTTCTGCCAGGTATTAACGGCGTCGGTCGCAAAAGTCTGGGCACCTTTTT
It includes:
- the pyrH gene encoding UMP kinase, yielding MGKPYQRVLLKLSGEALMGELAYGIDPAIVDAIAKEISGVVAEGIQLAIVVGGGNIFRGVKGSSAGMDRATADYIGMIATIMNAMTLQDALERIDVPTRVQTAISMQELAEPYIRRRAIRHLEKNRVVIFGGGSGNPFFTTDTTAALRAAEISAEVLFKATKVDGVYDSDPTTNADAKQYKSLTYSHVLAKDLKVMDGTAIALCKDNNIPIRVFNLSIRGNINRAMMGEPIGTIVGESCEIS